Below is a window of Pseudomonadota bacterium DNA.
TGTCCACCAGCCATGATGGCCAGGGTAATGCTGGTCAGCATGAAGCAGGTCGCCAGGATGGCTGTCGTGCGGGTCAGCAGGTTTCCGCTGGCCCGCGCTGTCATCAGGCCGCCCATGGTGCCGCTGCCGATTCCAAGGCCGCCGCCTTCGGACCGCTGCAGCAGGATGATCCCCACCAGCGCC
It encodes the following:
- the secG gene encoding preprotein translocase subunit SecG, yielding ALVGIILLQRSEGGGLGIGSGTMGGLMTARASGNLLTRTTAILATCFMLTSITLAIMAGGHRKAGQTDLQSLIEQTETAPAATSPVAPSDTAAPAEPAPPAEQAEQPRAE